In a genomic window of Meleagris gallopavo isolate NT-WF06-2002-E0010 breed Aviagen turkey brand Nicholas breeding stock chromosome 1, Turkey_5.1, whole genome shotgun sequence:
- the LOC109365506 gene encoding disks large homolog 2-like, producing MWVNDCILRVNEVDVSEVSHSKAVEALKEAGSIVRLYVRRRRPILETVVEIKLFKGPKGKYENEYTSILSLMFNLSHR from the exons atgtG gGTCAACGACTGCATCTTGCGAGTGAATGAGGTGGACGTGTCAGAAGTCTCACACAGCAAAGCCGTGGAGGCCCTAAAAGAGGCTGGCTCCATAGTTCGATTGTATGTTCGTCGAAGGAGACCTATTCTGGAGACCGTGGTAGAGATCAAGTTGTTCAAAGGCCCTAAAggtaaatatgaaaatgaatacACGTCCATTTTAAGCTTGATGTTTAACCTCTCTCATAGATGA